The following are encoded in a window of Brevibacillus sp. DP1.3A genomic DNA:
- a CDS encoding TIGR01457 family HAD-type hydrolase translates to MKQYKGYLLDLDGTIYRGKEAIPGAAAFITHLQTHQIPYLFLTNNSSASAQHVAERLVAMGIEAQAQDVYTTSMATATYLREQAPAGTCVYVIGEAGLHDQLTDAGYVITEEDPAYVIVGIDRAFTYEKLAIAARAIRAGATFIATNADAALPTDAGLFPGNGSLVAAVSVASATKPIVIGKPESIIVRYALDQLGTATADTLIVGDNLYTDIEAGANSGLDSLLVLTGYSTREEADKHHATPTHIAEDLPEWQQRISL, encoded by the coding sequence GTGAAACAATACAAAGGCTACTTGCTTGATCTAGATGGAACGATTTATCGGGGAAAAGAAGCGATTCCGGGAGCCGCAGCATTCATCACCCACTTACAAACACATCAGATTCCGTATTTATTCCTGACCAACAATTCTTCAGCCTCTGCACAGCACGTCGCAGAACGGCTGGTAGCAATGGGCATAGAAGCACAGGCTCAGGACGTGTATACCACGAGCATGGCGACCGCTACCTATTTACGAGAGCAAGCACCAGCGGGTACATGCGTTTACGTGATTGGAGAGGCGGGCTTGCATGATCAGCTGACGGATGCAGGCTATGTGATTACAGAAGAAGATCCGGCTTATGTCATCGTTGGGATTGATCGTGCCTTTACGTATGAAAAGCTGGCGATCGCCGCACGCGCTATCCGTGCAGGAGCAACTTTTATCGCTACAAATGCAGATGCAGCCTTGCCGACTGATGCTGGTCTGTTCCCCGGCAATGGTTCACTGGTGGCAGCCGTCTCCGTTGCCTCCGCGACCAAACCTATCGTGATTGGCAAACCGGAGTCCATCATCGTCCGTTACGCTCTAGATCAGCTTGGTACAGCTACGGCTGACACGCTGATCGTCGGGGACAATTTATATACGGACATTGAGGCAGGTGCCAACAGCGGCTTGGACAGCTTGCTCGTTTTGACAGGCTATTCCACGCGCGAAGAAGCAGACAAGCATCATGCTACGCCTACCCATATTGCGGAAGACTTGCCTGAATGGCAGCAACGAATCTCCCTATGA
- a CDS encoding metalloregulator ArsR/SmtB family transcription factor, whose translation MTNEGTSTRDQILHMLKVKGSLPVSDMAVELGITEMAVRRHLNTLERDNLIKSTLVRQAMGRPTNVYSLSQEADELFPRNYSHLTLDFLQDIKEIDGLSKIEMLFRRRENRLEETYRSHMQGDLENRVAKLAELQNDKGYMVEWEKDENGDGYRIQEFNCPISQVAREFNQACSCELSLFRRVLNANVEQTTCMAKGGDKCVFHIKEAK comes from the coding sequence ATGACAAACGAAGGAACGTCCACTCGTGATCAAATCCTGCACATGCTCAAAGTCAAAGGTTCACTCCCTGTCAGCGACATGGCCGTCGAGCTAGGGATTACTGAAATGGCGGTTCGACGTCATTTGAACACCCTGGAGAGAGATAATTTGATCAAGTCTACGCTTGTTCGCCAAGCGATGGGACGCCCAACGAATGTTTATTCATTGTCGCAGGAAGCAGACGAACTGTTCCCGCGCAATTATTCTCATTTGACATTAGATTTTTTACAAGACATAAAGGAAATCGATGGTTTGTCCAAAATAGAGATGCTATTTAGACGCCGCGAGAATCGCTTGGAGGAGACTTATCGCTCCCACATGCAAGGTGACTTGGAAAATCGTGTAGCCAAGCTGGCCGAGCTGCAAAACGATAAAGGCTACATGGTGGAATGGGAAAAGGACGAAAATGGAGACGGCTATCGGATTCAGGAGTTCAATTGCCCAATCTCGCAAGTAGCTCGTGAATTCAACCAAGCGTGCAGCTGTGAGCTCTCCTTGTTCCGTCGGGTTTTGAATGCCAATGTCGAGCAAACCACATGCATGGCAAAAGGCGGAGACAAATGCGTGTTTCACATCAAGGAAGCGAAATAA
- the lipA gene encoding lipoyl synthase, translating to MTQRKPEWLKINLVSGSELASFKELKQTMRTKTLHTVCEEAKCPNIHECWASGTATFMILGDICTRACRFCAVKTGLPTELDTAEPERVAEAAEQMRLKHVVVTSVARDDLADGGAQIFADTIRAIRRRLPFASVEVLIPDFMGNWDALKVVMDAKPDVLNHNIEAVRRMSDRVRARAKYDRTLELLKKAKEFQPSIPTKSSLMIGVGETMEEIIETMDDLRSVDVNIMTIGQYLQPTKKHLKVEKFYHPDEFARLKDEGMNRGFSHVESGPLVRSSYHAHEQASAAKETIAKESMPKAQ from the coding sequence ATGACGCAACGCAAGCCGGAGTGGCTCAAGATCAACCTTGTTTCAGGATCAGAACTAGCCAGCTTTAAAGAGCTTAAGCAAACCATGCGCACGAAGACGCTACATACCGTTTGTGAAGAAGCGAAATGCCCCAACATTCATGAATGCTGGGCAAGCGGTACAGCAACTTTCATGATTTTGGGTGATATATGTACCCGTGCCTGTCGTTTTTGTGCAGTAAAAACTGGACTACCGACGGAGCTGGATACAGCTGAACCAGAACGTGTAGCAGAAGCAGCAGAACAAATGCGTTTGAAGCATGTCGTTGTTACTTCCGTTGCTCGTGATGATTTGGCAGATGGAGGCGCACAGATTTTTGCCGATACGATTCGTGCGATTCGTCGTCGACTGCCGTTTGCCTCCGTAGAAGTATTGATTCCCGATTTTATGGGGAACTGGGATGCGTTAAAAGTGGTCATGGACGCAAAGCCTGACGTACTAAACCACAACATTGAGGCGGTTCGTCGGATGTCAGATCGTGTACGGGCAAGAGCCAAGTACGATCGGACGCTGGAATTGTTGAAAAAGGCGAAGGAATTCCAGCCGAGCATTCCGACGAAGTCCAGTCTGATGATTGGAGTAGGCGAGACGATGGAGGAAATCATCGAAACGATGGATGACCTGCGTTCTGTCGACGTCAACATCATGACGATTGGCCAGTATTTGCAACCAACCAAGAAGCATTTGAAGGTAGAAAAATTTTACCATCCAGATGAATTTGCTCGCTTGAAGGATGAAGGCATGAATCGTGGCTTTAGTCACGTGGAATCAGGGCCATTAGTACGCAGCTCGTATCATGCTCACGAGCAGGCGAGTGCCGCGAAGGAAACGATTGCGAAAGAATCTATGCCGAAAGCGCAATAA
- a CDS encoding phosphatidylglycerophosphatase A, with the protein MSEHPLNSESCLDFVIELLKKRGVSMNDIAEIVMFLQSKYIPDITLNMCLDSVAAVLKKREVQNALLTGIQLDILAEQKQLLPPLQAIIESDEPLYGIDEVLALAIVNLYGSIGFTNFGYVDKLKHGKLADLNDKRFGVHTFLDDLVGAVAAAASSRIAHRQKQQEECAES; encoded by the coding sequence ATGAGTGAGCATCCACTAAATAGCGAGAGTTGTCTGGACTTCGTTATTGAGCTTTTGAAAAAACGAGGAGTCAGTATGAACGACATTGCTGAAATCGTCATGTTCCTGCAGTCAAAATACATCCCGGACATCACCTTGAACATGTGTCTGGACAGTGTTGCTGCCGTCTTGAAAAAACGTGAGGTCCAAAACGCGTTGCTGACCGGAATTCAACTCGACATCCTCGCCGAACAAAAGCAGCTGCTGCCCCCGCTTCAGGCGATTATTGAATCAGACGAGCCTCTGTATGGCATAGACGAGGTACTCGCCCTCGCCATCGTCAACCTATACGGGAGCATTGGATTCACCAACTTCGGTTATGTAGACAAGCTGAAGCACGGCAAACTCGCCGATCTCAACGACAAGCGTTTTGGTGTCCATACTTTTTTGGACGATCTCGTCGGTGCGGTCGCAGCAGCCGCCTCCAGCCGTATTGCCCACCGCCAGAAGCAGCAGGAAGAATGCGCAGAATCATAG
- a CDS encoding YhcN/YlaJ family sporulation lipoprotein, protein MLPLKKTWLYPAIAGIVLLASGCANNAAPNYTHPNRTMTNQAAPYTRNVDGMHVRNYDGMGLNNFDWFNGDNNNNGVRSNNFGGGHVRNGMGLTNNDGINNGMFPNGTYPRANVNNYNAFTSGMRPYNAFTDHKAGMGTMGTNNAPAGMNQSIYQNQNRAWNRGGAGVMQTGMPRMGYAQTDRQHMKTASVTNVYVDRDALAKAVGNVTASCPGVQRSTVLVTDKEVFVGVHTQGADAHTAKKQAKMNAESVSPRYYKVYVTDNPNDIQEIARVASRSSNVSTARTEDAKSIDTLVKRMGGTSHNVKATHTGTTSR, encoded by the coding sequence GTGTTACCATTGAAAAAGACATGGTTGTATCCTGCAATTGCAGGTATTGTGCTCTTGGCTTCTGGTTGTGCAAATAATGCTGCGCCTAATTACACGCATCCGAATAGGACAATGACGAATCAAGCTGCGCCTTACACCAGAAACGTTGATGGAATGCACGTCCGTAACTACGACGGCATGGGATTGAACAACTTTGACTGGTTTAATGGCGACAACAACAACAACGGAGTACGTTCCAACAATTTTGGCGGTGGTCACGTCCGTAATGGAATGGGGCTCACCAACAACGATGGAATCAACAATGGCATGTTCCCAAATGGTACCTATCCACGAGCAAATGTCAACAACTACAACGCCTTCACGAGCGGTATGAGACCGTATAATGCCTTTACGGATCATAAAGCTGGGATGGGCACAATGGGTACTAACAACGCACCAGCAGGTATGAACCAGTCCATTTATCAAAATCAAAATCGTGCTTGGAACCGCGGTGGAGCAGGAGTCATGCAAACTGGAATGCCACGCATGGGCTATGCGCAGACTGACCGTCAGCATATGAAAACCGCCAGTGTAACAAACGTCTATGTAGACCGTGATGCATTGGCAAAAGCTGTAGGGAATGTCACTGCCAGTTGCCCTGGCGTTCAGCGTTCTACGGTCTTGGTAACGGATAAAGAAGTTTTTGTAGGTGTGCACACACAAGGAGCAGATGCGCACACAGCGAAAAAACAAGCAAAAATGAACGCCGAATCGGTTTCACCACGCTATTACAAAGTGTATGTTACCGATAATCCGAATGACATCCAAGAAATCGCTCGTGTAGCAAGCCGCTCCAGCAACGTGAGTACAGCGCGTACAGAAGATGCGAAAAGCATTGACACGCTCGTCAAGCGTATGGGGGGAACATCCCACAACGTGAAGGCAACTCACACAGGTACAACCAGTCGCTAA
- a CDS encoding DUF3055 domain-containing protein: protein MANDLFYLYDEAEDTRTRFVSFTGEATRFDLAITTTSRFYGKAIVINIQNGRSAIIGHDDLEEEGYLEFAFNLNEREAEELKSFLEAAI, encoded by the coding sequence ATGGCAAATGATTTGTTCTACTTGTACGACGAAGCTGAGGATACTCGAACGCGCTTTGTCAGCTTCACGGGTGAAGCTACACGTTTTGACCTCGCGATTACAACGACCAGCCGTTTTTATGGGAAGGCGATTGTCATCAACATTCAAAATGGACGCTCCGCTATTATTGGACATGATGATCTGGAAGAAGAAGGCTATCTGGAATTCGCGTTCAACTTGAACGAGCGTGAAGCAGAAGAATTGAAATCATTTTTGGAAGCAGCCATTTAA
- the glpX gene encoding class II fructose-bisphosphatase gives MERELALEIVRVTEMAALASSHWMGRGKKNEADGAATSAMRAMFDTINMRGTVVIGEGELDEAPMLYIGEKLGNPEAGGPEVDVAVDPLEGTTIVAKGHNNAMSVIAIGDRGTLLHAPDMYMMKMAVGKRAAGQINLYDPVDKMIEVVAKANNKRVQDVTVIIQERDRHQAIIDAIREKGARVKLFGDGDVGAAIAACLPHTGIDLFLGIGGAPEGVISAAAIKCLGGDMQAQLKPQNDSERERCIKMGLDNPEQLLTLNDLVKGDDAIFAATGVSDGELLQGVRYLGDDMVETHSIVMRAKTKTIRFVRAVHNTEHKPNLLWK, from the coding sequence GTGGAACGCGAATTGGCTCTGGAAATTGTGCGGGTAACGGAAATGGCTGCACTCGCCTCTTCTCACTGGATGGGACGCGGGAAAAAGAATGAAGCAGATGGAGCAGCGACCAGCGCCATGCGCGCCATGTTTGATACGATCAACATGAGGGGTACCGTCGTCATTGGCGAAGGTGAACTGGATGAGGCCCCCATGCTCTATATCGGTGAAAAGCTCGGCAACCCGGAAGCAGGTGGGCCTGAGGTAGATGTGGCGGTTGATCCGCTAGAAGGAACGACGATTGTCGCCAAGGGTCACAACAATGCCATGTCTGTTATCGCCATCGGTGACCGTGGAACACTGTTGCATGCACCAGACATGTACATGATGAAAATGGCTGTCGGCAAACGTGCTGCCGGACAAATCAACCTTTACGATCCCGTGGATAAAATGATAGAGGTTGTAGCAAAAGCAAATAACAAGCGCGTGCAAGATGTGACGGTCATTATTCAGGAACGCGACCGCCACCAAGCGATTATTGACGCCATTCGCGAAAAGGGTGCACGAGTGAAGCTTTTTGGAGATGGCGATGTGGGTGCTGCGATTGCTGCTTGTCTGCCCCATACAGGGATTGACCTGTTCTTGGGTATCGGTGGTGCGCCAGAGGGCGTGATCAGTGCCGCGGCGATCAAGTGCTTGGGTGGCGACATGCAAGCCCAGCTCAAGCCGCAAAACGACAGCGAGCGCGAGCGCTGCATCAAAATGGGACTAGACAATCCGGAGCAGCTCTTGACGCTGAACGATCTGGTCAAAGGGGACGACGCCATTTTCGCGGCAACAGGCGTCTCTGATGGAGAGCTGTTGCAAGGCGTGCGCTATCTCGGTGATGATATGGTGGAAACTCATTCGATCGTCATGCGTGCTAAAACCAAAACCATTCGCTTTGTCCGCGCTGTACACAATACCGAACACAAACCAAATCTTTTATGGAAGTAG
- a CDS encoding YutD family protein, whose translation MDVVYMRKEEASLIRTQAGTYEVMEVNRDGWNLEAFKERYSDILDKYDYIVGDWGYGQLRLRGFYIDANRKVPFEQRIAALDEYLHEFCNFGCPYFVLRKVKANVGNGDDQSGQDEAAFDVIIDIRQDIPREEGGSSPYVERKERRRYHPRQNKQDRQNNAGADRNGAGRNERGEKPKFQKDRPDKNGKDSNSRERRPNHLKPNRERDKVPTGPNTPKRES comes from the coding sequence ATGGACGTAGTATACATGCGTAAGGAGGAAGCGAGTTTGATTCGCACGCAAGCCGGTACTTATGAAGTCATGGAAGTAAATCGAGACGGCTGGAACCTTGAAGCGTTCAAGGAGCGCTATAGCGACATCCTCGACAAGTACGATTATATTGTAGGGGACTGGGGCTATGGTCAGCTTCGTCTTCGTGGGTTTTATATTGACGCTAATCGCAAAGTACCGTTCGAGCAGCGGATCGCCGCTTTGGATGAGTACCTGCATGAGTTCTGCAATTTTGGTTGTCCGTACTTCGTTTTGCGCAAGGTGAAAGCAAACGTTGGCAACGGGGACGACCAAAGCGGGCAAGACGAAGCTGCCTTTGATGTTATTATTGATATTCGTCAGGACATTCCTCGTGAAGAGGGTGGCTCTTCGCCCTATGTAGAACGAAAAGAACGCAGACGCTATCACCCGCGTCAAAATAAACAGGATCGCCAGAACAATGCTGGCGCGGATCGCAATGGGGCAGGGAGAAACGAACGCGGGGAGAAGCCAAAGTTTCAAAAGGATCGACCCGATAAAAACGGCAAGGACTCCAACTCACGAGAGCGCCGTCCTAATCATTTGAAACCCAATCGCGAACGCGATAAAGTCCCAACAGGACCAAATACACCAAAGCGTGAATCCTAA
- a CDS encoding NifU family protein — protein MDIMDQVQEVLDKLRPYLQRDGGDVQLVDVEDGIVKLRLMGACGSCPSSTITLKAGIERALVEEIPGIKEVQQVF, from the coding sequence ATGGATATCATGGATCAAGTACAAGAAGTTCTCGATAAACTGCGTCCTTACCTGCAACGTGACGGCGGAGACGTACAACTCGTTGATGTAGAAGATGGCATCGTGAAGCTGCGCCTGATGGGTGCTTGCGGTAGCTGCCCTTCCTCTACCATCACCCTGAAAGCAGGAATCGAGCGTGCACTGGTGGAAGAAATCCCAGGCATCAAAGAAGTTCAACAAGTATTCTAA
- the cysK gene encoding cysteine synthase A, translating to MNVFRNVKELIGNTPIVEITQFELPEGVRLFAKLEYFNPGGSVKDRLGMELIRAAEENGQLAPGGTIIEPTAGNTGIGVALAAVGTGYKVIFCVPAKFSEEKQELMRALGAEVVNTPTELGIKGAIAKAKELAESIPGAFVPQQFANPANPDAHYKTTGPEIWSQMDGQVNVFVAGAGSGGTFMGAARYLKEQNPNVKTVIVEPEGSILNGGESGPHKTEGIGMEFLPPFMDTSYFNAIHTILDVEAFDLVKQLAAKEGLLVGSSSGAAMAAALREAREAAPGTNIVTLFADGSERYLSKKIYQGGI from the coding sequence GTGAACGTATTTCGCAATGTGAAGGAACTGATTGGTAATACGCCGATCGTCGAAATTACACAATTTGAGCTCCCTGAAGGTGTCCGCTTGTTCGCCAAGCTGGAGTATTTTAACCCAGGAGGCAGCGTAAAAGACAGACTCGGCATGGAGTTGATTCGTGCCGCAGAGGAGAATGGCCAATTGGCCCCAGGTGGTACCATTATCGAACCGACAGCAGGAAATACAGGAATTGGTGTAGCGCTGGCCGCTGTAGGAACTGGTTATAAAGTCATCTTCTGCGTACCAGCGAAGTTTTCCGAGGAAAAGCAAGAGCTGATGCGTGCTCTTGGAGCAGAAGTCGTCAATACACCAACAGAGTTGGGGATTAAGGGTGCAATCGCCAAGGCAAAAGAACTCGCAGAATCGATTCCAGGTGCTTTTGTACCACAGCAATTTGCTAACCCAGCGAATCCAGATGCACACTACAAGACAACAGGTCCGGAAATTTGGAGTCAAATGGACGGCCAAGTAAACGTATTTGTGGCAGGCGCGGGTTCTGGCGGTACTTTCATGGGTGCTGCTCGCTACTTGAAGGAACAAAACCCAAACGTAAAAACGGTAATTGTCGAGCCAGAAGGTTCCATCTTGAATGGGGGAGAATCCGGCCCGCATAAAACAGAAGGGATCGGCATGGAGTTTTTGCCTCCGTTCATGGATACGAGCTACTTCAACGCCATTCACACGATTCTCGATGTGGAAGCATTCGATCTGGTCAAGCAGCTGGCAGCCAAGGAAGGCTTGCTCGTAGGCAGCTCCTCAGGTGCAGCCATGGCAGCGGCACTCCGCGAAGCAAGAGAAGCAGCTCCAGGGACGAATATCGTTACACTGTTTGCCGACGGCAGCGAACGTTATCTAAGCAAGAAAATTTACCAGGGGGGAATTTAA
- a CDS encoding D-glycerate dehydrogenase, translating into MIKQQVFVTRKLNPEVIAMLEKVAQVEQWTKNTPIPRELLLEKIKHVDAVLTMLTERVDEEFLACTKRLRIVANMAVGYDNIDLEACRRHEVIVTNTPDVLTESTADLAFALLMATGRRLTEANRFLLQGEWTSWSPTLMAGQNVYGSTLGIIGMGRIGEAVARRAKGFGMRILYHNRNRKPQAEQETGARYADLAELLQESDYVVLLTPLTEDTRMLMGEKQFSLMKETAVFINVSRGGTVDESALYQALVDKKIWAAGLDVFAVEPVPMDNPLLQLPNVVALPHIGSATVQTRAEMARLAAANIVAVLSGRGPLTAV; encoded by the coding sequence ATGATCAAGCAACAAGTTTTCGTTACAAGGAAACTCAATCCTGAAGTGATCGCGATGCTTGAAAAAGTAGCCCAGGTCGAGCAATGGACAAAAAATACGCCGATTCCGCGTGAGCTGTTGCTGGAAAAGATTAAACATGTAGATGCCGTCTTGACCATGCTGACAGAACGAGTGGACGAGGAATTTTTGGCGTGTACCAAACGACTCCGAATCGTGGCGAACATGGCGGTCGGTTACGACAATATTGATCTGGAAGCGTGCAGACGACACGAGGTCATCGTAACCAACACGCCCGATGTGCTGACAGAGTCTACAGCCGATTTGGCTTTCGCTTTATTGATGGCAACAGGCCGCCGATTGACGGAAGCCAATCGATTTTTATTGCAGGGGGAATGGACATCGTGGAGTCCGACCCTCATGGCTGGACAAAATGTATATGGTTCGACTCTGGGGATTATTGGGATGGGACGAATTGGGGAAGCGGTGGCGAGACGCGCCAAAGGATTTGGCATGCGGATCTTGTATCACAACAGGAATCGCAAGCCGCAGGCTGAGCAAGAGACAGGAGCACGGTATGCTGATTTAGCGGAGCTTCTGCAAGAGTCCGATTACGTCGTTCTGCTTACACCGCTGACAGAGGACACACGCATGTTGATGGGGGAAAAACAATTTTCGCTCATGAAAGAAACCGCTGTGTTTATCAATGTTTCTCGTGGCGGGACAGTCGATGAGTCTGCACTGTATCAAGCGTTGGTAGATAAAAAAATTTGGGCGGCTGGCTTGGACGTTTTTGCAGTCGAGCCTGTCCCGATGGATAACCCGCTCTTGCAACTGCCGAATGTAGTCGCATTGCCACATATCGGTAGTGCAACAGTGCAAACGAGGGCGGAGATGGCGAGGCTGGCTGCTGCTAATATCGTAGCGGTGCTAAGTGGAAGGGGACCACTGACTGCCGTATGA
- a CDS encoding DUF4073 domain-containing protein: protein MKKMVSSIAASAILLGGILPVVDSAHAKTKSPEKKMTMTFDVISDIQGDLRDFDHVLQDINEENPKSKALIINGDITPRGYDFEYQAVQDVLDKNPHPENVWSSIGNHEFYVPKWKNPQTLAQSTWPNGTTEEELFDNFYEFSGEDKVYHQKEIDGYPFLFLGTEKYMKYHDPKLWDEVYMSDEQLDWLKDNLKRYSKKDKNKPIFVFSHHVLPDSISGSRQNPYTNDYLDVDKLLDILKDYPQVVLFTSHTHWDLNLPDWAGKKKVKGGDKRGFTVVNTAGIETGWMSAGPDGGEKVTPDGGAFKQGLRLQVYGNDVVIQAYDYQHDKVIKKLSIRYGKIEQLPPDVQADDDNNVLVNATQYMEYAVGKQKNWRDYDPENPPTFPGFQIVYVRHKGEMNLEAGTPIMVKFKK, encoded by the coding sequence ATGAAAAAAATGGTATCAAGTATAGCTGCTTCTGCCATCTTGTTGGGTGGGATCCTGCCAGTCGTTGATTCCGCTCATGCAAAAACCAAATCTCCCGAGAAAAAGATGACGATGACATTTGACGTGATCAGTGACATCCAAGGAGACCTCCGAGATTTTGATCACGTTTTGCAAGACATCAATGAGGAAAATCCAAAATCCAAAGCATTGATCATTAACGGTGATATTACTCCTCGCGGTTACGATTTTGAATATCAAGCCGTGCAAGATGTGCTCGATAAAAATCCTCACCCTGAAAATGTGTGGTCCAGCATTGGCAATCATGAGTTTTATGTGCCGAAGTGGAAGAATCCCCAAACACTTGCACAAAGTACATGGCCAAACGGCACAACGGAAGAAGAGTTGTTCGATAACTTTTACGAATTCAGTGGAGAAGACAAAGTCTATCACCAAAAAGAAATTGATGGATATCCCTTCCTCTTCCTCGGCACAGAAAAATACATGAAATACCACGATCCAAAATTGTGGGATGAAGTATACATGAGCGACGAGCAACTGGATTGGCTGAAAGATAATCTGAAGCGTTATAGCAAGAAGGACAAGAATAAGCCCATTTTTGTATTCTCCCACCATGTGCTCCCGGACAGTATCTCGGGCTCCAGACAAAATCCATACACGAACGATTACCTGGATGTGGACAAGCTCCTTGACATCTTGAAAGACTATCCGCAAGTCGTTCTCTTCACGAGCCACACCCATTGGGATCTGAACCTGCCGGACTGGGCAGGCAAAAAGAAAGTCAAAGGCGGAGACAAACGCGGCTTTACCGTCGTAAACACGGCCGGCATTGAAACGGGATGGATGTCAGCCGGTCCAGACGGGGGCGAAAAAGTCACGCCGGATGGAGGGGCTTTCAAGCAAGGACTGCGCTTGCAAGTGTACGGTAATGATGTCGTCATCCAAGCGTATGACTACCAACACGACAAAGTAATTAAGAAGCTCAGCATCCGTTATGGAAAAATCGAGCAGTTGCCGCCGGATGTACAGGCGGATGATGATAATAATGTGCTTGTCAACGCGACGCAATACATGGAGTACGCAGTTGGCAAGCAAAAAAACTGGCGGGATTATGATCCCGAAAATCCACCGACATTTCCAGGATTCCAGATCGTGTATGTCCGTCATAAAGGGGAAATGAACCTGGAAGCCGGTACGCCAATTATGGTCAAATTCAAGAAATAA
- a CDS encoding alpha/beta hydrolase, with protein sequence MNTFFVLIAGLLVLLLIAAVAVSFHVTWRLTHPVRKPIHMEPRDFGIEQAESVVFSSRETKISLAGWYLSAKKNGRVSNGKTLIFAHGYSQNRLEPHLPALSLAARLVQAGFDVLMFDFRNAGESSKALTTIGLREQQDLLGAIDFAAAKKPEHRLGLVGFSMGAATSLMVGGVDERITAIVADSPFYSLREYLAENLPQWTGLPRAPFNWLILTLCPVLLGANPRDVNPYQAVQQANKPILFIHGTGDTTIPLVNSERLFELTQDEDSEIWIVPRAGHVRSYALVPEEYGKRVIAFLEKGREK encoded by the coding sequence ATGAACACGTTCTTTGTTTTGATTGCAGGACTCCTCGTGCTTCTCTTGATTGCAGCAGTAGCCGTTTCGTTTCACGTAACCTGGCGCTTGACTCATCCTGTACGAAAACCGATTCACATGGAACCCCGAGATTTTGGAATCGAACAGGCGGAGTCCGTTGTTTTTTCGAGCAGAGAAACAAAGATTTCGTTGGCTGGATGGTACTTGTCGGCAAAAAAAAATGGGCGGGTTTCGAATGGAAAAACGCTGATCTTTGCTCACGGATATAGTCAAAACAGATTAGAGCCACATCTGCCAGCGTTGTCTCTGGCTGCAAGACTGGTTCAGGCCGGCTTTGATGTATTGATGTTCGACTTTCGCAATGCGGGGGAGTCCAGCAAAGCACTGACTACGATTGGTCTTCGGGAACAGCAAGACCTGCTTGGGGCCATCGATTTTGCAGCAGCGAAGAAGCCGGAGCACAGACTCGGCCTCGTCGGATTTTCCATGGGGGCGGCAACCTCCTTGATGGTTGGCGGAGTGGATGAACGCATCACAGCGATTGTGGCAGATTCACCGTTCTATTCCTTGCGTGAATACTTGGCTGAGAACTTGCCGCAGTGGACGGGCCTGCCACGAGCTCCATTCAACTGGCTCATTCTTACCTTGTGTCCTGTTTTGCTAGGAGCCAACCCGCGAGACGTCAATCCATATCAGGCAGTCCAGCAAGCGAACAAACCGATTCTTTTTATACACGGGACAGGCGATACGACGATCCCACTGGTAAACAGCGAACGACTCTTTGAGCTGACCCAAGACGAAGATTCTGAGATTTGGATCGTACCGCGAGCGGGGCACGTCCGTAGCTATGCGTTAGTTCCTGAAGAATACGGGAAGCGTGTCATTGCCTTTTTGGAAAAAGGAAGGGAAAAGTAG
- a CDS encoding DUF86 domain-containing protein gives MYDVNTKRIDQVLEHMSRMLDLLDKLSERGAEAVLADEVAVAAMERALHLSIEGIVDVGNALIDGFIMRDPGSYSDIVEILRDEQVITDEQALILTRVTDFRKHLVNDYTTVPVNEMYSLVEEAAGTIRQFEPQVRAFLKKELF, from the coding sequence ATGTACGACGTGAATACAAAACGAATCGACCAAGTATTGGAACATATGTCTCGTATGCTTGATCTGTTGGACAAGCTCAGCGAACGAGGAGCCGAAGCGGTTTTGGCGGATGAAGTAGCTGTTGCAGCGATGGAGCGAGCCCTGCACTTGTCTATCGAAGGAATAGTGGATGTTGGAAACGCACTGATCGATGGATTCATTATGCGAGATCCAGGAAGCTACAGCGACATCGTGGAAATTTTACGGGATGAGCAAGTTATCACGGATGAACAGGCTTTGATCCTGACACGTGTAACTGATTTCCGCAAGCACCTGGTCAATGATTATACAACTGTGCCGGTCAATGAGATGTACAGCCTGGTAGAAGAAGCTGCTGGTACTATTCGTCAGTTTGAGCCACAGGTGAGAGCTTTCCTGAAAAAAGAACTGTTTTAA